The following proteins are co-located in the Microcystis wesenbergii NRERC-220 genome:
- a CDS encoding class I SAM-dependent DNA methyltransferase, producing MAQLDNIEAIEKKLWKAADTLRANSNYASNEYFLPVMGLIFLRHAYSRFLKVKREVEADLPKRQGKTRSLTKEDFLCKGAIYLQEKAQFDFLVALPDSVNRSTSLMEAMLSIEGDYPPLGGILPKTEYQELDNVVLGNLLRILNPEELKKADGDIFGRIYEYFLTQFANLKAHDNGEFFTPVSLVSLIANVLEPDHGLVFDPACGSGGMFVQSAHFVERQRINPQMLTFKGLEKNPTTIRLAKMNLAVHGLEGDIQKAITYYEDPLALAGKVDYVMANPPFNVDEVDSKVDGDERLPFGLPGVNKSNKVSNGNYLWISYFYSYLNDRGKAGFVMSSQASSAGRDEGKVRQKLIETGTVDIMIAIRSNFFYTRSVPCELWFLNRGKPAELQDKILMIDARNIYRKVNRTINDFSPEQLQNILSIVWLYRSESKRFIDLVVGYCQSIDREYQGSIALLQNYREHLDKLTESLEKFYNLIDEKDGTWLELRTASELFKDDMDKYAGFAPISYNADDLETLHEAVRCYHEYSEFSRDLGKQADLVNKLLGRAIERAEKDLGARDSKLWWNSRELNTLRKEADTSRQNAIEQLKSVRGFYRHAHWLLERFPDAKLRDVEGLVKVVDREELQANDWSLTPGRYVGVSPEEEDEGFDFEETLREIHLELNDLNSEAIRLADEIAKNFEGLGI from the coding sequence ATGGCCCAACTGGACAACATCGAAGCGATCGAAAAAAAGCTCTGGAAAGCGGCCGATACTCTGCGCGCTAATTCTAACTATGCCAGTAACGAGTATTTTCTGCCCGTTATGGGCTTGATTTTCCTCCGCCATGCCTACAGTCGTTTTCTCAAGGTTAAGAGGGAGGTAGAGGCGGATTTACCGAAGCGACAGGGTAAAACACGCTCCTTAACCAAAGAAGATTTCTTGTGCAAAGGAGCGATCTATCTCCAAGAAAAAGCTCAGTTCGATTTTCTGGTGGCGCTCCCCGATAGCGTCAATCGATCGACCTCCTTAATGGAAGCAATGCTATCGATCGAGGGGGATTATCCACCTTTAGGGGGTATTTTACCGAAAACGGAATACCAAGAACTAGATAACGTGGTATTAGGGAATTTACTACGGATTTTAAACCCAGAAGAGTTAAAAAAAGCCGATGGGGATATTTTCGGGCGAATTTATGAATATTTCCTAACACAATTCGCTAATCTCAAAGCTCACGATAACGGAGAGTTTTTTACTCCCGTTTCTCTAGTATCTTTGATCGCCAATGTTTTAGAACCCGATCACGGATTGGTTTTCGATCCTGCCTGTGGTTCGGGGGGAATGTTTGTCCAGAGCGCACATTTCGTTGAGAGACAGCGCATCAATCCCCAGATGTTAACTTTTAAAGGGTTAGAGAAGAATCCGACCACAATTCGTTTAGCCAAGATGAATCTCGCGGTTCACGGTTTAGAAGGGGATATCCAAAAAGCGATCACCTACTACGAGGATCCGCTGGCATTGGCCGGGAAAGTGGATTATGTGATGGCCAATCCTCCCTTTAACGTGGACGAGGTGGATAGTAAGGTAGATGGTGATGAGCGCTTACCCTTCGGATTGCCGGGGGTTAATAAAAGTAACAAAGTTTCCAACGGTAACTATCTATGGATCAGTTACTTCTACAGCTATCTCAATGATCGAGGAAAAGCCGGTTTTGTCATGTCTTCCCAAGCTTCCAGCGCCGGGAGAGACGAAGGCAAGGTAAGACAGAAGTTAATCGAGACGGGAACGGTGGACATAATGATCGCGATCCGCTCCAACTTTTTCTATACCCGCTCCGTACCCTGCGAGTTGTGGTTTCTCAATCGAGGGAAACCCGCCGAGCTTCAAGATAAGATATTAATGATCGATGCCCGCAATATTTACCGGAAAGTAAACCGGACGATCAACGATTTTAGCCCAGAGCAGTTACAGAATATTCTCTCGATTGTCTGGCTCTATCGGAGCGAATCGAAGCGTTTTATCGATTTGGTTGTCGGTTATTGCCAGAGTATCGATCGAGAGTATCAGGGATCGATCGCTCTTTTACAAAACTATCGCGAGCATCTGGACAAGTTAACCGAGTCCCTAGAGAAATTTTATAATCTCATCGATGAAAAAGACGGAACATGGTTAGAACTCCGAACAGCATCTGAGCTTTTCAAAGATGACATGGATAAATACGCCGGTTTCGCTCCGATTTCCTATAACGCTGATGATTTAGAGACTTTACACGAGGCTGTCCGCTGTTATCACGAATACAGCGAATTTAGTCGGGATCTGGGCAAACAGGCGGATCTGGTGAATAAATTATTAGGTCGAGCGATCGAGCGTGCCGAGAAGGATCTGGGGGCAAGAGATAGTAAACTGTGGTGGAATTCCCGCGAACTCAACACCTTACGCAAAGAAGCCGATACAAGCCGTCAGAATGCGATCGAACAGCTTAAATCGGTTCGTGGTTTCTACCGTCACGCTCACTGGCTATTGGAAAGGTTCCCCGATGCCAAGCTGCGGGATGTGGAAGGGTTGGTTAAAGTGGTCGATCGCGAGGAGTTACAGGCGAATGATTGGAGTTTAACCCCCGGACGCTATGTAGGCGTTTCCCCAGAGGAGGAAGATGAGGGTTTCGATTTCGAGGAAACGTTACGCGAAATTCATCTGGAGTTAAATGATCTCAACTCCGAGGCGATTCGTTTAGCTGATGAAATTGCGAAGAATTTTGAAGGGTTGGGGATTTAG
- a CDS encoding restriction endonuclease subunit S, translating to MKWSKVALGSQIYIKHGFAFKGEFFSDSGKYILLTPGNCHETGGLKLKGDKEKYYVGDVPEEFILHQNDLLVVMTDLVQSAPILGGALLIPENEKYLHNQRLGLVNILNQKELDKKYLYYLLNTHNYRSQIKGSATGTTVKHTAPERIYRCLVPLPPLQVQQKIADILSKYDDLIENNRRRIELLERSARLLYKEWFVRLRFPGHEHTPIIDGIPEGWENTKITNLCYVIDGTHDSPKPVHEGYYLVTGRHITDGFIDFSKCYVITDEDHQKVMQRSRPETGDIIFSNIGTLGSTVLVDNEFEFSIKNVALFKPFDKNYSSFMFLYFSDPATLRKMEIQSSGTSQKFFSLKFLRGLHILTPNKTLLRLFNDVVEPALKQRSLLHKYNQKLKQARDILLPKLMNGEIEV from the coding sequence ATGAAATGGTCAAAAGTTGCTTTAGGATCTCAAATATATATAAAACATGGGTTCGCTTTTAAGGGTGAATTTTTCTCGGATTCAGGAAAATATATTTTACTTACTCCGGGTAATTGCCATGAAACAGGGGGATTAAAATTAAAAGGAGACAAGGAAAAATATTATGTTGGTGATGTACCAGAAGAGTTTATATTGCATCAAAATGATTTGCTCGTAGTTATGACAGATTTGGTTCAGTCTGCTCCAATTCTGGGCGGTGCGTTGCTAATTCCAGAAAATGAAAAATACTTGCATAATCAACGATTAGGATTGGTTAATATTCTAAATCAAAAAGAACTTGATAAAAAATACCTTTATTATTTATTAAACACGCATAATTATAGATCGCAAATCAAAGGCTCGGCTACAGGTACAACCGTAAAACATACAGCACCAGAACGTATTTATCGTTGTTTAGTACCTTTACCGCCTCTACAAGTTCAACAGAAAATCGCCGATATCCTCTCCAAATATGATGATTTAATCGAAAATAATCGCCGCCGCATCGAGTTATTAGAACGTTCAGCCCGTTTACTTTACAAGGAATGGTTCGTCCGTTTACGCTTCCCCGGACACGAACACACCCCGATTATCGATGGTATTCCTGAAGGGTGGGAGAATACAAAAATTACTAATTTATGTTATGTGATTGATGGAACTCACGATAGTCCTAAACCCGTACATGAAGGATACTATTTAGTAACTGGAAGACATATAACAGATGGTTTTATTGATTTTTCTAAATGCTATGTGATTACTGATGAAGACCATCAAAAGGTTATGCAAAGGAGCAGACCAGAAACAGGAGATATAATTTTTTCAAATATCGGGACATTAGGTTCAACGGTTTTGGTAGATAATGAATTCGAGTTTAGTATAAAAAATGTAGCTTTATTTAAACCTTTTGACAAAAACTATTCTAGTTTTATGTTTTTATATTTTTCCGATCCTGCTACTTTAAGAAAAATGGAAATTCAGTCTTCTGGAACATCACAAAAGTTTTTTAGTTTGAAATTTTTAAGAGGCTTGCATATACTTACTCCTAATAAAACTCTTCTTAGATTATTTAATGATGTAGTCGAGCCAGCGTTAAAACAACGCTCTCTATTGCATAAATACAATCAAAAACTAAAACAAGCGCGTGACATACTACTTCCGAAACTTATGAATGGAGAGATCGAGGTGTAG